The following are encoded together in the Salvia hispanica cultivar TCC Black 2014 chromosome 6, UniMelb_Shisp_WGS_1.0, whole genome shotgun sequence genome:
- the LOC125197294 gene encoding glycerophosphodiester phosphodiesterase GDPDL4-like has protein sequence MPPTMWMLCYLCFLLFCSVGSADLPTKWQTLSGKAPLVVARGGFSGIFPDSSLNAYFVAVQTGLQDLVLWCDVQLTKDGIGICFPDVRLENASDIDLVYPKRRNTYVLNGLSTQGWFSVDFNLKDLERVNMKQRIYSRAPNFDSSPNQILTIEDMVTQIRPPGLWLSVPHDAFFSQHNQSMRSFIISVSKRTIVSYISSPEVGFLKSVASRFRRGPTKLVFQLLGPDEVEPTTNQTYGALLTNLTFIKTFAAGIVIPKSYILPVDNSLYLQDSTTIVLDAHAVGLQVFASNFANDAILPYNYSYDPVSEYLSFIDNSKFSVDGVLSDFPITASASVDCYAHMSQNDKVKANVMVISNEGASGDFPGCTDRAYQKAVSDGVDILDCPVQITNDGIPFCLGSINLRDRTTVAQSDFIGRATDNPDLSIEKGIFAYNLTWSEIQSLRPAISNPYSRFSMFRNPKAKNDGKLMQLSDFLAFANTSSVSGVIISIENAAYLAEKQGLGVTDVVLDTLSKAGFNNQTGKKVMIRSSDSAVLSKFKNRSKYELVYLVDEDVRDILNSTILEIKKFASSVVVSKKSVFPTDDAFVTHDTIVVPKLQAYNFSVYVQFFRNEFVSQPWDFFSDPYVEINSHVSYYGINGVITDFPATAAKYKRNRCLAYKNMPLYMSPVMPGSLIAIMAKQGLPPAEAPNPVLTADSVAEPPLPPTRLPITSAGNGSTAPGPVPPKGGQPTLAVSTMLCAISLLLAASVLC, from the exons ATGCCGCCGACAATGTGGATGCTTTGCTATTTGTGTTTCCTCCTCTTCTGCTCAGTTGGATCTGCCGACCTCCCCACTAAATGGCAGACGCTTAGCG GAAAGGCGCCTTTGGTTGTAGCAAGAGGTGGATTTTCCGGAATATTTCCGGATTCTAGTTTGAATGCATATTTTGTGGCAGTGCAGACTGGGTTGCAAGATTTGGTTCTGTGGTGTGATGTTCAGCTCACAAAGGATGGAATTGGGATTTGTTTTCCAGATGTCAGGCTCGAAAATGCTTCCGACATTGATCTTGTGTATCCAAAGAGACGTAACACCTATGTTCTCAACGGTCTCTCCACTCAAGGATGGTTCTCTGTTGATTTCAACCTTAAGGATCTTGAACGCGTCAATA TGAAACAACGGATATATTCCCGGGCTCCCAATTTTGATAGTTCTCCAAATCAAATTCTTACTATTGAAGACATGGTTACACAGATACGACCACCTGGATTGTGGTTAAGTGTACCG CATGATGCATTCTTTAGCCAGCATAATCAGAGTATGCGCAGCTTCATTATTTCTGTATCTAAAAGGACCATTGTTAGTTATATTTCATCACCAGAGGTGGGCTTCTTGAAGAGTGTTGCATCGAGATTCAGAAGAGGGCCGACTAAGCTTGTGTTCCAGTTACTGGGTCCTGATGAAGTGGAGCCTACAACGAACCAAACATACGGCGCACTTTTGACAAAtcttacatttattaaaaccttTGCTGCAGGAATTGTTATTCCGAAATCCTACATATTGCCAGTAGACAACAGCTTGTATTTACAGGATTCCACTACAATTGTTCTTGATGCTCATGCTGTGGGTCTACAAGTTTTTGCGTCTAATTTTGCAAATGATGCTATTTTACCTTATAACTACAGCTACGATCCTGTGTCCGAGTATCTCTCATTCATTGACAATTCCAAATTTTCTGTTGACGGCGTGCTCTCTGACTTTCCGATTACTGCATCAGCAAGTGTAG ATTGCTATGCCCACATGAGCCAAAATGACAAGGTGAAAG CAAATGTTATGGTTATCTCAAACGAGGGAGCGAGTGGAGACTTTCCTGGTTGTACTGATAGGGCATATCAGAAAGCTGTATCAGATGGTGTGGATATACTCGATTGCCCCGTTCAAATCACAAATGATGGAATACCTTTTTGCTTGGGATCCATCAACCTTAGGGATAGAACAACTGTAGCTCAATCTGATTTCATTGGCAGGGCAACAGATAATCCAGACCTTAGCATAGAAAAGGGAATTTTCGCCTATAATCTGACATGGAGTGAAATTCAGAGCTTGCGAC CTGCTATCTCCAATCCATATTCAAGGTTCTCAATGTTTCGAAATCCAAAAGCCAAAAATGATGGGAAATTAATGCAGTTGTCTGATTTTCTGGCATTTGCAAATACATCCTCTGTCAGTGGCGTCATAATCAGCATTGAG AACGCTGCATATCTTGCTGAGAAACAAGGTTTAGGTGTGACCGATGTGGTTTTGGATACTCTAAGCAAGGCAGGTTTTAATAATCAGACAGGCAAGAAGGTGATGATAAGATCCAGTGACAGTGCCGTGCTGTCTAAGTTTAAGAATCGCAGTAAATACGAACTCGTTTACCTGGTTGATGAGGATGTGCGTGATATCTTGAACTCAACCATTCTAGAGATAAAGAAGTTTGCGAGCTCTGTGGTCGTCTCCAAGAAATCTGTCTTTCCCACTGATGATGCCTTTGTCACTCATGACACAATTGTCGTTCCAAAGCTTCAAGCCTACAACTTCTCCGTCTACGTGCAGTTTTTCCGGAATGAGTTCGTGTCTCAACCATGGGACTTCTTCTCCGATCCATATGTGGAGATTAACTCGCATGTCTCTTATTACGGAATCAACGGTGTCATAACGGACTTCCCCGCCACCGCTGCAAAATAcaaaa GAAATCGGTGTTTGGCGTATAAAAACATGCCATTGTACATGTCTCCGGTGATGCCCGGCAGTCTTATTGCGATCATGGCAAAGCAAGGTTTGCCTCCGGCAGAGGCTCCAAACCCCGTACTGACAGCTGACAGTGTGGCCGAACCTCCTCTACCTCCTACTAGGCTCCCGATCACAAGTGCTGGCAATGGTTCGACTGCGCCAGGTCCGGTTCCACCAAAAGGGGGGCAGCCTACGCTTGCGGTAAGCACCATGCTCTGTGccatttctcttcttcttgCAGCTTCTGTGTTGTGCTAA